A stretch of Nitrospira sp. DNA encodes these proteins:
- a CDS encoding Crp/Fnr family transcriptional regulator, with translation MQIPASLATDFLMVAGRLRTARRYVLKDKALISGAFIPGKVHIVKSGYVRLGATQADGHHATRALLGEASIFGDLPFCPASFDQNGVAIASGETHVLELDRVAIETAVRQDEALRQILLEIYALQFQFLDRRLQWHFIAPLEKRIVAVLLDLMCFGGKPCPHHSGYALDIRLTHQDLSEIVLAARSNVTPILNDLRAQNVIAYSRAYICLRSLDALRQIVGGVAEGRDTSLWSSPAQYPPMYARTK, from the coding sequence ATGCAAATCCCAGCCTCACTGGCGACAGACTTTCTGATGGTTGCAGGACGTCTCCGAACTGCCCGGCGATACGTGTTAAAGGACAAGGCGCTGATCTCTGGGGCATTCATTCCGGGGAAAGTGCATATCGTCAAGTCCGGATATGTGCGCTTAGGAGCGACCCAAGCAGACGGTCACCATGCCACTCGTGCACTGCTGGGGGAAGCCTCGATCTTTGGAGACCTTCCGTTCTGTCCCGCGAGTTTCGACCAAAACGGAGTTGCCATTGCGAGTGGAGAAACCCACGTTCTCGAACTGGACCGTGTCGCCATAGAGACAGCTGTGCGCCAGGATGAGGCTCTACGCCAGATACTATTAGAGATTTACGCTCTTCAGTTTCAGTTTCTTGATCGTCGACTCCAGTGGCACTTTATCGCACCACTAGAGAAGCGAATTGTGGCGGTACTTCTTGACCTCATGTGTTTTGGAGGAAAGCCCTGCCCACACCATTCAGGGTATGCCCTTGACATCCGGCTGACGCATCAAGATCTCTCTGAGATCGTTCTGGCTGCCCGATCAAACGTGACGCCAATCCTGAACGATCTTCGTGCTCAGAACGTCATTGCCTATTCACGGGCCTACATCTGCCTTCGGTCGCTGGATGCGTTGAGGCAGATCGTCGGAGGAGTTGCCGAGGGACGTGACACCAGCCTTTGGTCGTCTCCGGCACAGTACCCACCCATGTACGCCAGAACAAAATAG
- a CDS encoding VTT domain-containing protein, with protein MNTLQFLVDYGAWVLFAVVFLEQAGLPLPALPLLVTAGALVGADKMNVGVAVLAPLVAAVLPDLCWYYLGRVKGGRVLGLLCKISLEPDSCVRSSEDMFRRHGKSTLLIAKFVPGLSTIAPPLAGITGMTLPVFLFYDTGGALLLILLSEGVGALFSNQLESVMAVFDQVGGWILVIALIGVATFVAYKFYRRQQVLREHQMAKISVDELKNMMDGGHQVVIVDVRNPLSRETDPEAIPGAIHLLFEEIEHRQDELPKNQEIVLYCNCPNDISSARTALKLKKQGVHRVRPLEGGLDAWRDRRFPTESVTCQTVPQQQS; from the coding sequence ATGAACACGTTACAGTTTTTGGTGGACTACGGAGCGTGGGTGCTCTTCGCTGTTGTATTTCTAGAGCAGGCTGGTCTTCCTCTTCCCGCACTCCCTCTCTTAGTAACAGCAGGCGCATTGGTCGGAGCCGACAAGATGAACGTCGGCGTGGCAGTGCTGGCTCCCCTCGTCGCCGCTGTTCTTCCCGACCTCTGCTGGTATTACTTAGGGCGCGTGAAGGGAGGCCGAGTCCTTGGGCTTCTCTGTAAAATCTCCCTTGAACCTGACTCCTGTGTGCGAAGTTCAGAGGATATGTTCCGCCGGCACGGGAAAAGCACCCTGCTAATCGCAAAATTCGTCCCCGGCTTGAGCACGATCGCGCCTCCATTGGCCGGCATCACCGGCATGACACTTCCGGTATTCCTCTTCTACGATACGGGCGGGGCTCTCCTATTGATCCTCCTATCCGAGGGTGTCGGTGCCTTGTTTAGCAATCAGCTGGAATCCGTCATGGCCGTCTTCGACCAGGTCGGCGGATGGATTCTCGTCATCGCGCTGATTGGTGTCGCCACCTTTGTAGCCTATAAGTTTTATCGCAGGCAACAGGTCTTACGAGAACACCAGATGGCCAAGATTTCAGTCGACGAATTGAAGAACATGATGGATGGCGGGCACCAAGTGGTTATTGTTGATGTAAGAAATCCCCTATCGCGCGAAACGGATCCAGAAGCCATTCCTGGAGCCATCCATTTACTGTTTGAGGAGATCGAGCATCGCCAAGATGAATTGCCGAAGAACCAAGAAATTGTGCTCTACTGTAACTGTCCCAACGACATTTCTAGCGCTCGCACGGCGTTGAAATTGAAGAAACAAGGAGTCCACCGTGTTCGCCCTCTTGAAGGAGGACTTGATGCATGGCGAGACCGACGGTTCCCAACGGAATCAGTCACGTGTCAGACAGTCCCGCAACAGCAATCCTGA
- a CDS encoding DUF72 domain-containing protein gives MRNAGLLGPDYRKVLEHHGIAHVYNHWSYMPSLPEQHQRMEDCFTAPFTVLRLLTPLKMSYEAAKKRAEPYTKIVEELPEMRRDTVELVKKAVGEKRKAYVLVNNRSEGNAPLTI, from the coding sequence ATTCGCAATGCGGGCTTGCTGGGTCCTGACTATCGCAAGGTCTTAGAGCATCACGGCATCGCCCATGTCTACAACCATTGGTCTTACATGCCGTCGTTACCGGAGCAGCATCAACGGATGGAGGATTGCTTCACGGCGCCCTTCACGGTTCTGCGCCTCCTGACCCCACTCAAGATGTCGTATGAAGCAGCGAAGAAACGTGCGGAGCCGTATACGAAGATCGTGGAAGAGCTGCCAGAGATGCGGCGAGACACCGTGGAACTCGTGAAGAAGGCGGTGGGAGAGAAGCGAAAGGCTTATGTCTTGGTGAATAACCGCAGCGAAGGGAATGCGCCCTTGACGATTTAA
- a CDS encoding cytochrome P460 family protein, translating into MLWSTVGSLSSATAGAPPGAPPSTIPGAIEYTPEGKMKRPPFSAFRHWVYIGTPLTPNDMNDGKANFPEFHNVYMDPEGFAYYEKNGKYRDGTAIVKELVSVGAKEAASGAGYFQGEFIGLEVSVKDSKLHSKDPGNWGFYSFGHSYPLKDVSKPNKIDECNKCHETNAVDFVFSQYYPVLRAANPMKK; encoded by the coding sequence ATGCTGTGGTCAACCGTCGGCAGCCTCAGCTCTGCAACAGCTGGTGCTCCCCCCGGCGCTCCCCCGTCCACAATACCTGGTGCGATTGAGTACACCCCTGAGGGCAAAATGAAAAGGCCGCCATTTTCTGCCTTCCGGCATTGGGTGTACATTGGAACTCCTCTGACTCCGAACGATATGAACGATGGGAAGGCCAATTTCCCTGAGTTTCATAACGTCTACATGGATCCAGAGGGTTTTGCGTACTACGAAAAGAACGGTAAATATCGAGACGGCACCGCGATCGTGAAAGAATTGGTCAGCGTTGGTGCAAAAGAAGCGGCCAGCGGTGCAGGGTATTTCCAAGGGGAATTTATTGGACTTGAAGTTTCCGTTAAGGATTCCAAGCTCCACTCGAAAGATCCCGGTAACTGGGGCTTCTACAGCTTCGGCCATTCGTACCCACTGAAAGACGTGTCAAAGCCGAACAAAATCGACGAGTGCAATAAATGCCATGAGACGAATGCCGTGGACTTTGTGTTCTCGCAGTATTACCCAGTACTGCGCGCGGCTAATCCCATGAAAAAGTAA
- a CDS encoding paraquat-inducible protein A encodes MRRAEHQPTTDLIACDECDLLQRPIALPAGGWALCRRCDGPLYRYTPGSLDRALAFSIGAVVMFLIGITSPIMELEIQGNVTSSSLYTAVQQLWSQDQHIFSVLIAATTMILPVFELAAMLSVLLSLRIRPASTWVPRLLRLLTLIRPWSMVEIFFMGVLVALVKLAHMADIVTGVALWALGGMMVLLVAASGSFNLRHLWEEVSSQ; translated from the coding sequence ATGAGACGTGCAGAACACCAGCCGACGACGGACCTGATCGCCTGCGACGAGTGCGACCTCCTCCAACGCCCGATCGCCCTTCCCGCCGGTGGGTGGGCGCTCTGCCGACGATGTGACGGTCCTCTGTATCGGTATACGCCCGGCAGTCTTGACCGGGCGCTCGCCTTCTCGATTGGTGCCGTCGTGATGTTTCTCATCGGTATCACGTCTCCGATCATGGAGCTGGAGATACAGGGGAATGTAACCTCTTCGAGCCTGTACACGGCGGTGCAACAACTCTGGAGTCAGGACCAGCACATCTTCTCGGTGCTCATCGCAGCTACCACCATGATCCTGCCTGTCTTCGAGTTAGCGGCCATGTTATCGGTGTTGCTTTCATTGCGAATCCGGCCAGCATCAACCTGGGTCCCCAGGCTACTACGATTGCTGACTCTAATACGACCATGGAGCATGGTCGAAATATTTTTCATGGGGGTACTCGTGGCTCTCGTCAAACTGGCGCACATGGCTGACATTGTAACCGGCGTGGCCCTGTGGGCATTGGGGGGGATGATGGTCTTGTTGGTTGCGGCAAGCGGGTCGTTTAATCTTCGGCATCTGTGGGAAGAGGTCTCCTCGCAATGA
- a CDS encoding beta-propeller fold lactonase family protein, translating into MTTHQNQFLYIQTNDIREGQNAVLGYNRNDDGTLDPLPGNPFYTGGTGINNDTHGKLGPHDNDTPLIVSQDGKRLFTVNTHSNTIAVFDIQPDGSLRHVKESPFPSHGVAPNSLSLSGMTLLVSNRNEDYHQIEALRGAAKASYVSFTVENTGALRFVSKIDVEDSQKPTQVYVPQSNPQVGFGNDFQVDVDFDGEGTRSFLAGTKPSVQGQLHVFQVGRDGRLTERGRMQLPETNAGYKYKGMDGVPSMPLGIWAHPTESLLYVGFVTRNELGVYRFTQDGEMTFLGSVENSGQDICWLLTNKKGTRLYTVNNLPRSDKDDKAPTVSTYDISGVHAVKPVEISRLQLPHPGGWFINNRMFSQPGSTAFQCALSPEETFLYVICQRINQTDENKSEEGNILHSLLLDKNGIPSIAHSRHLSQDGVHYRSRPQGIVTLNR; encoded by the coding sequence ATGACGACTCACCAGAACCAGTTTCTGTATATCCAAACAAACGACATCCGTGAGGGACAAAATGCGGTGTTGGGCTATAACCGAAACGATGATGGCACGCTGGATCCGTTGCCAGGAAATCCGTTCTATACAGGAGGCACGGGCATCAACAATGACACCCATGGCAAGCTCGGCCCACATGACAACGACACCCCGCTGATTGTCAGCCAGGACGGGAAGCGTCTCTTTACGGTCAACACACACAGCAATACCATTGCCGTCTTCGATATTCAGCCCGATGGATCGTTACGGCATGTGAAGGAATCGCCGTTTCCGTCGCACGGTGTCGCCCCCAATAGTCTCTCGCTCAGTGGCATGACGCTGCTCGTGTCAAACCGGAATGAGGACTATCACCAGATTGAGGCGTTGCGTGGTGCAGCGAAAGCCAGCTACGTCTCGTTCACTGTAGAAAACACCGGTGCGTTACGATTTGTATCCAAAATTGATGTCGAGGACTCACAGAAACCGACCCAAGTCTACGTTCCCCAGTCCAACCCCCAGGTTGGGTTTGGCAATGACTTTCAGGTCGATGTGGATTTCGACGGTGAAGGAACGAGATCGTTTCTGGCTGGCACCAAGCCGAGCGTGCAGGGGCAACTCCATGTCTTTCAGGTGGGGCGAGATGGCCGGCTCACTGAGCGAGGTCGTATGCAGTTACCCGAGACGAATGCCGGCTACAAGTACAAGGGCATGGACGGCGTTCCGTCGATGCCTTTAGGTATCTGGGCGCATCCGACAGAATCATTGCTGTATGTGGGCTTCGTGACGCGAAACGAGCTCGGTGTCTACCGTTTTACTCAGGACGGCGAAATGACGTTCTTGGGGTCTGTTGAAAATAGCGGTCAGGATATTTGCTGGTTGCTCACCAACAAAAAAGGGACGCGTCTCTATACGGTGAACAATCTTCCACGGTCTGACAAGGATGACAAAGCCCCCACAGTGAGCACCTACGACATTTCCGGCGTACACGCGGTGAAACCCGTTGAAATCAGCCGACTGCAACTTCCTCACCCAGGGGGGTGGTTTATCAATAATCGCATGTTTAGCCAGCCGGGAAGTACCGCGTTCCAATGTGCGCTGTCTCCAGAGGAGACGTTTCTCTACGTGATCTGCCAACGGATCAATCAAACTGATGAGAACAAGAGCGAAGAGGGCAATATCCTGCACAGCCTGCTCTTAGACAAAAATGGGATTCCATCGATTGCGCACTCACGGCATCTTAGCCAAGACGGGGTGCACTATCGTTCCCGCCCGCAGGGGATTGTGACGCTTAATCGCTAA
- a CDS encoding paraquat-inducible protein A, producing the protein MTSSPSTAKALGLYACHTCGLVSRPAQEGASSCRRCGSLLRFRKTSSIERSFAYLLAAYILYIPANILPIMETHSVLGKEDNTIVSGIVYLWHSGSWPLALVVFIASIVVPVLKLLALTLLVATSHYQSAWRPLERTKLYRIVELIGRWSMLDVYVVAILAALVQFHPLATVTPRIGAVYFGGVVVLSMLSAMAFDPRLIWDPTQKDLRTRE; encoded by the coding sequence ATGACATCGTCACCGAGCACGGCAAAAGCACTCGGGCTGTACGCCTGTCACACTTGCGGTCTTGTTTCCAGACCAGCTCAAGAGGGCGCATCGTCTTGCCGTCGATGCGGCAGTCTGCTCCGTTTTCGAAAGACGAGCAGCATCGAACGGTCATTCGCCTATCTGCTCGCCGCCTATATTCTCTACATCCCGGCCAATATACTCCCGATTATGGAAACGCACTCCGTGTTGGGGAAAGAGGACAACACGATTGTCAGTGGAATCGTCTATCTGTGGCATTCTGGATCATGGCCGCTGGCCCTCGTCGTCTTCATTGCCAGCATCGTGGTTCCTGTTTTGAAACTCCTGGCGCTGACGCTCCTCGTGGCCACATCCCATTACCAATCTGCCTGGCGCCCCCTCGAACGGACGAAACTCTACCGCATCGTGGAACTGATCGGGCGCTGGTCCATGCTGGATGTGTATGTCGTCGCAATTCTGGCAGCGCTGGTGCAATTTCATCCGCTCGCAACAGTGACCCCTCGCATCGGGGCCGTCTACTTTGGTGGCGTGGTGGTGCTCAGCATGCTCTCCGCCATGGCTTTTGATCCTCGACTCATCTGGGATCCGACTCAGAAGGACCTTCGCACCCGTGAATGA
- a CDS encoding IS30 family transposase translates to MQTLTGRGARRSPGAPSHRNEMERRFWLEVATGITSEEAAEMIGVSPAVGTRWFRHRGGMPLFMAKPVFGRYLSFAEREEIGLLRAQGVSVREIAHRIGRSPSTVSRELTRNVATRGGQLEYRASVAQWKAEMVARRPKPAKLVIHPQLRHYVQDRLEGKIRDVAGREMAGPRPAPFKGRNTPHRGDRQWVTGWSPEQIARRLQIDFPNDESMRISHEAIYQALYIQGRGALKRELVSCLRTGRALRVPRARAQAKAWAHVSEEVMISSRPAEAQDRAVPGHWEGDLIIGLNRSAIGTLVERSSRFTMLVHLPREKGYGLIPRTKNGPALAGYGAITMANALKRTVTTLPAQLWQSLTWDRGKELSDHARFTVEAGVKVFFTDPHSPWQRGTNENTNGLLRQYFPKGTDLSRWSDQEIQAVAHTLNTRPRKTLGWKTPAEALNKYLQFAGQPSVASTG, encoded by the coding sequence ATGCAAACGTTGACGGGGCGAGGCGCGAGGCGCTCACCGGGTGCCCCGTCGCATCGCAATGAGATGGAGCGGCGATTTTGGCTGGAGGTCGCGACTGGGATTACGAGCGAGGAAGCTGCCGAGATGATTGGTGTGTCTCCGGCGGTGGGAACGCGCTGGTTCCGCCATCGTGGCGGCATGCCATTGTTCATGGCGAAACCGGTGTTCGGGCGGTATTTGTCGTTCGCGGAGCGCGAAGAGATCGGGCTGCTGCGGGCTCAAGGCGTCAGCGTGCGGGAGATCGCTCACCGTATTGGGCGCTCCCCCTCAACGGTCTCGCGCGAGCTGACACGCAACGTGGCCACTCGTGGTGGCCAACTCGAGTATCGGGCGTCGGTCGCGCAGTGGAAGGCAGAGATGGTGGCCAGAAGGCCGAAGCCGGCAAAGCTTGTGATTCACCCGCAACTGCGCCACTATGTGCAAGACCGCCTGGAAGGCAAGATCCGTGACGTGGCTGGACGTGAGATGGCTGGCCCTCGACCGGCACCGTTCAAGGGGCGGAACACGCCTCATCGCGGCGACCGCCAATGGGTCACTGGCTGGTCGCCAGAGCAGATTGCCCGCCGGCTGCAGATCGACTTCCCGAACGATGAATCAATGCGAATCTCTCACGAAGCCATTTACCAGGCGTTGTACATTCAAGGCAGAGGCGCTCTCAAACGCGAGTTGGTGAGCTGCCTTCGTACTGGGCGGGCGTTGCGCGTGCCACGGGCCAGAGCACAGGCCAAGGCGTGGGCGCACGTCAGCGAGGAGGTCATGATCTCCAGCCGTCCTGCAGAGGCACAAGACCGCGCCGTGCCCGGGCATTGGGAGGGGGACCTAATCATCGGCCTGAACCGGTCTGCGATTGGGACGCTGGTGGAGCGATCAAGCCGCTTCACCATGCTGGTTCACCTGCCTCGCGAGAAGGGCTATGGGCTGATCCCCCGCACGAAGAACGGCCCCGCGCTGGCTGGCTACGGAGCCATCACCATGGCCAATGCGCTCAAGAGAACGGTGACAACCCTGCCTGCCCAGCTGTGGCAATCATTGACTTGGGATCGTGGCAAAGAACTATCCGATCACGCCCGGTTTACCGTTGAGGCAGGAGTGAAGGTCTTCTTTACTGATCCTCATAGTCCATGGCAGCGCGGCACAAACGAGAACACGAACGGACTTCTGCGCCAATACTTCCCCAAGGGCACCGACCTGTCTCGTTGGAGTGACCAAGAAATCCAGGCCGTAGCCCACACGCTCAACACCAGACCGCGGAAGACGCTTGGTTGGAAGACACCAGCCGAAGCCCTAAACAAGTACCTACAATTCGCCGGACAACCCAGTGTTGCGTCGACCGGTTGA
- a CDS encoding MCE family protein produces MKVASAVAAPKGRWSLHFVWLVPIISILIGGWIAIKAVLEQGPTITITFRAAEGLEPGKTKIKYKNVDVGEVRTITISEDLSHVIVTANMVNNFSMHLVEDTRFWVVRTRVTGGQVTELGTLFSGSYIGLDVGRSQASRREFEGLEVPPIITGDVAGRQFVLRGTGQGSLDTGTPIYFHRVPVGKVLSAELDTDGTAVVTRIFVAAPHDRYVTTNTRFWNASGVDVTVDSAGLKMRTQSLISILVGGIAFETPPNASVTPQAAENTNFVMYPDRDMAMKRPDQGTLRFTVYFTESLRGLTLGAPVELHGLPVGEVTNIEMDYDDKARTYRFPVELALYPDQLARHVQPDDMRGAHAEAPTRQEIDALVARGLRAQLTTGSLLTGQLFVALDFFHDATKASVNWGKVPPELPTIPSSLASLQHNLSHFAQKLERLPVDELMTDLRKTLGSLQTMLRSTDALAQQLDKQVAPKAEEALQELRRTLLAAEHLLATDAPLQQDARDALRQLGRASQSLHELAEFLERHPESLIRGRTEERP; encoded by the coding sequence TTGAAAGTGGCAAGTGCCGTGGCCGCGCCGAAGGGGCGGTGGTCGCTTCATTTTGTGTGGCTGGTGCCGATCATCTCCATCCTGATCGGCGGCTGGATTGCAATCAAAGCCGTCCTCGAACAGGGACCGACGATCACCATCACCTTCAGAGCTGCGGAGGGCTTGGAACCTGGTAAGACGAAGATCAAGTACAAGAACGTCGACGTCGGAGAAGTGAGAACAATTACCATCAGCGAAGATCTCTCCCACGTCATTGTCACCGCGAACATGGTCAACAACTTTTCCATGCATCTCGTTGAGGACACGAGATTCTGGGTCGTCCGCACACGGGTGACCGGGGGACAGGTGACAGAGCTCGGCACGCTGTTCTCCGGATCGTACATTGGTCTGGATGTGGGGAGATCTCAAGCGTCTAGGAGGGAATTTGAAGGGCTTGAGGTCCCTCCAATTATCACTGGAGATGTCGCGGGCAGGCAATTTGTCTTACGAGGAACTGGCCAAGGCTCGCTCGATACCGGTACCCCCATCTACTTTCACCGAGTGCCCGTAGGAAAGGTGTTGTCCGCTGAGCTCGATACGGATGGAACCGCTGTGGTGACACGAATCTTTGTCGCCGCGCCCCATGATCGATACGTCACCACGAACACGAGGTTCTGGAACGCGAGTGGCGTGGACGTGACCGTTGACTCTGCCGGACTGAAGATGCGTACACAATCCCTCATCTCGATCTTGGTCGGTGGAATTGCCTTTGAGACCCCGCCGAATGCCTCGGTGACGCCGCAGGCTGCTGAAAACACAAATTTTGTGATGTACCCAGACCGGGACATGGCGATGAAACGACCAGATCAGGGTACGCTCAGATTCACAGTGTATTTTACGGAATCCTTGCGAGGACTGACCCTTGGGGCTCCGGTGGAACTCCATGGCCTCCCGGTCGGTGAAGTGACAAACATCGAAATGGACTACGACGACAAGGCCAGAACCTATCGGTTTCCTGTCGAGCTCGCGCTCTACCCCGATCAATTGGCGCGGCATGTCCAACCCGATGACATGAGGGGGGCCCACGCGGAGGCCCCCACGAGGCAGGAGATCGATGCGCTCGTCGCTCGTGGGCTACGGGCACAACTGACGACGGGCAGTCTCCTCACCGGACAGCTTTTCGTGGCACTCGACTTTTTTCATGATGCAACCAAAGCCTCGGTCAACTGGGGAAAAGTTCCTCCCGAGCTGCCGACGATTCCGAGTAGTCTTGCGAGCCTCCAGCATAACTTGTCCCACTTTGCACAGAAATTAGAGCGGCTGCCGGTGGATGAGCTCATGACGGATCTTCGTAAAACCCTCGGCTCCCTGCAGACAATGTTGCGGAGTACGGATGCGTTGGCGCAGCAGCTGGACAAACAGGTGGCGCCGAAGGCTGAGGAGGCATTGCAAGAGTTGCGGCGCACGCTGCTCGCCGCAGAACATCTTCTGGCGACCGATGCGCCCCTTCAGCAAGATGCTCGTGACGCGTTGCGTCAGCTGGGACGAGCATCTCAATCCCTTCACGAGCTGGCGGAATTTCTCGAACGCCACCCCGAATCCCTCATTCGTGGGAGAACAGAGGAGAGACCATGA
- the msrB gene encoding peptide-methionine (R)-S-oxide reductase MsrB: MEGQEYHKAHDVPSIATLTWSEVTHLAKHGNPSPPRRVEKTEAQWRELLTDKQFRITRLKGTERAHSSELCQLFEPGRYECLCCGTELFDATTKYQSHTGWPSFTQPVSPGVVAYHQDTSHGTHRIEVTCNVCDAHLGHVFPDGPEPSGLRFCINAISLHKISMRERGRLL; encoded by the coding sequence ATGGAAGGACAGGAATATCACAAAGCACATGATGTGCCATCGATTGCCACCCTCACATGGAGTGAGGTGACGCACCTGGCCAAACACGGCAATCCATCCCCGCCCCGCCGTGTCGAGAAGACCGAGGCCCAGTGGCGTGAACTGCTGACCGACAAGCAATTTCGGATCACCCGTCTGAAGGGGACCGAACGGGCCCACAGCTCGGAGCTCTGCCAACTGTTTGAACCGGGCCGGTACGAGTGCCTTTGTTGCGGCACAGAGCTCTTTGATGCTACGACCAAGTATCAAAGCCATACGGGGTGGCCTAGTTTCACGCAGCCGGTCTCGCCAGGAGTCGTCGCCTATCATCAGGATACTAGCCACGGCACGCACCGAATCGAGGTGACCTGCAATGTGTGCGATGCGCACCTCGGCCATGTGTTCCCCGATGGACCAGAGCCGTCAGGGTTGCGATTTTGCATCAATGCCATCTCCCTGCACAAAATTTCTATGCGCGAGCGAGGCCGGCTCTTGTAG
- a CDS encoding c-type cytochrome, producing MIQNAFSMLMDIRRLVPNPSGRPLSFVLALTRAFIGCGLFLLSADVMALDPLRATDKEIPHLLGLGDPNDFLLIESRPIQQSVELGRFLFFDKRLSGDGTIACSSCHLPSRAFTDRNAVPTGIKGQRGHRNAPTIVNRLYGRSFFWDGRAHTLPEQTLEPFLSPVEHGLSQRDLLSMIRSIPGYRRLFREAFGTDVTEDGIATALTHFQWTILSGNSPVDRFDYRGDATALPAAAQRGFLVFRGKGGCVRCHAGPNYTDEQYHNLGVGWESSHVDLGRYSVTRQPEDIGAFKTPTLREVAQTAPYMHDGRFKTLREVVNFYNHGGVSNPHQDPIMRPLFLSDDEREDLEAFLNNLSGEGWQQAVAPRVFPK from the coding sequence ATGATTCAGAACGCGTTCTCGATGCTCATGGACATCCGACGACTCGTACCAAACCCTTCAGGGCGCCCCCTGTCCTTCGTGCTTGCACTCACGAGGGCTTTCATTGGTTGTGGGTTGTTCCTGCTCAGCGCGGACGTGATGGCGCTCGATCCTCTTCGCGCAACAGACAAAGAAATTCCCCATCTCCTCGGATTGGGCGATCCGAATGACTTTCTCCTAATTGAGAGTCGTCCCATCCAACAGTCCGTTGAACTCGGCCGGTTTCTGTTTTTCGACAAGCGACTCTCAGGAGATGGCACGATCGCCTGTAGTTCGTGTCATCTGCCCTCTCGCGCGTTTACCGATAGGAACGCTGTTCCAACCGGCATCAAAGGCCAGCGTGGCCATCGGAATGCCCCCACCATTGTGAATCGCCTGTACGGTCGGTCATTCTTTTGGGATGGACGAGCGCACACGCTTCCAGAACAGACACTTGAGCCTTTTCTCAGTCCGGTTGAACACGGGCTCTCTCAGCGCGACCTCCTCTCCATGATCAGGTCAATTCCAGGCTACCGCCGTCTGTTTCGCGAGGCATTCGGCACGGATGTGACCGAGGATGGCATTGCGACCGCCCTGACCCATTTCCAATGGACCATCCTCTCCGGTAACAGTCCCGTAGACCGATTCGATTATCGGGGGGATGCGACCGCCCTCCCTGCCGCCGCACAACGCGGGTTCCTCGTGTTTCGAGGCAAGGGCGGCTGTGTGCGATGCCACGCTGGCCCCAACTATACCGACGAGCAATACCACAATCTCGGAGTGGGTTGGGAGTCCTCTCACGTCGATCTCGGCCGCTATTCCGTGACCCGTCAGCCGGAAGATATCGGCGCGTTCAAGACACCGACGCTGCGAGAGGTCGCTCAGACTGCTCCCTACATGCACGATGGTCGATTCAAGACACTCAGAGAAGTGGTGAACTTTTACAATCACGGAGGGGTGAGCAACCCGCATCAGGATCCCATTATGCGACCTCTGTTTCTGAGTGACGACGAACGAGAAGACTTAGAAGCCTTTCTCAACAATCTGTCTGGCGAAGGATGGCAGCAGGCGGTTGCACCCCGTGTGTTCCCGAAGTAA
- a CDS encoding membrane integrity-associated transporter subunit PqiC: MISCLARLAIVGLAGLVLTVGCAPPVTLNHYILNSHTVRDRGGPQPEAFALSIGLRPITLPDMVDRPQLVLRTSEHRVVLAETHRWAGPLKAEIARVLADNLAYLLGTRSISSYPQRGVERAEVRVSVDVQRFESILGKTATIDAIWTVQWTDGTQRTDSAHVQETVSDESYDALVAAHSRALMTVSQDIASTIRGGGVAASPR; this comes from the coding sequence ATGATCAGCTGCCTGGCCAGGCTCGCCATTGTCGGACTCGCAGGTCTCGTGTTGACGGTTGGCTGCGCACCGCCTGTCACCCTCAACCACTACATCCTCAACAGTCACACTGTCCGAGACCGTGGAGGTCCCCAGCCTGAGGCGTTCGCGCTGTCGATCGGCCTGAGACCAATTACGCTGCCGGACATGGTCGATCGCCCGCAGCTCGTGTTGCGCACAAGTGAGCATCGTGTGGTCCTCGCCGAGACACATCGCTGGGCTGGACCGCTTAAGGCAGAAATCGCGCGTGTCCTGGCCGATAATCTTGCCTATCTCCTGGGCACCCGGTCGATTTCTTCCTATCCCCAGCGTGGGGTCGAGCGCGCCGAGGTGAGGGTGTCGGTTGATGTTCAGCGTTTCGAATCGATCCTGGGAAAAACCGCAACGATCGACGCCATCTGGACGGTACAATGGACGGATGGAACGCAGCGGACCGATAGCGCGCATGTACAAGAAACGGTGTCTGACGAGAGCTACGACGCCCTGGTCGCCGCTCATAGTCGTGCATTGATGACCGTCAGTCAGGACATTGCCTCGACCATTCGAGGGGGTGGGGTCGCTGCCTCGCCTCGTTGA